In Erinaceus europaeus unplaced genomic scaffold, mEriEur2.1 scaffold_267, whole genome shotgun sequence, the genomic window GCAGCCGTGCCTGGGGCAGCCCCCACAGGAGCTCCCGGCCCAGGTGGCGCATCCCCGCCCACCGCCAGCGGGCCACCGCCGCCAAGGCCACCGCCACCAAGGCCACCGCCGCCAAGGCCACTGCCACCGCCGCCGCCAaggccaccgccaccaccaccgccgAGGGCCTGGCCTCTGACCCTGAATCTTCCGACGACATCAGCGAGATTCAGATGATGCGTGTGAGCATCTACTCCAGGGAAGTGGGCCAGGCCAGGCCCAGCAGCTCAGAGGGGCAGCCCAGCCTCCCCCCCAGGGAAGACTTCCGGCCTGTGCCCCGCTCCCTGATGTCCCCCGCGCCCCGTGGAGGGCTCACCACGCTGCTGGAGAGGCAGGCTGGTGGCAGCGGCGGCAAAGGAGGCGgcggcagaggaggaggaagaggaggcagcgGTGGCGGCAGCGGTGGCGGCagcggaggaggaggtggaggagttgGAGGAGGCAGCGGTGGCGAGGCGGAAGCCTCCAGCTCCAAGAGAAAGCCCATCGTCATGTGGGGCAGGGCTCGCGGCAGGCCCAGCTACCCCGTGGCTTCCACTGTGACCGGCCTGCCGCAGCCCTCTCCTAGGAGGAAAGTGGCCCAGGAGAAGAAGGCCCTCGGGGTTCCCTCCAAGATGGCCTTGGGAAGGATCTTCCCCTCCTGGGGCCAGCGAGTCTCTGCGGCACCTCCGGAACCCGCCACCTTCCCGCCCATCTCTGGTGTCCCGCTGCTGGGGAGGTCCAAGAGGTTTACCCTGGTGCCTTCAGGATCCAAGCAGTCCAAGCACCACACTGCTGGTGCTGGGAAGAAGTCCACCACCAGGAGGTCCAGGGAGCCTGAGCCGGGCCCAGGAGATAACAGAGACCCCAGTCTCAAGGGCCAAGTGAGTAGGACCCTCGCCCCACCCcagcacacacactctctctgtgcCCACTGCCTCCGCTGGGCAGCCCCTCTCTGTAGTCACTAGCATGCCAGGCGGTATGCACTCCGGGAGGGAGGGGCAAGCATTGGGACAGCTGGGGGGTCGGGGGCAGGACTGTGCCACTGGGCAGCTTTCTCCAGCCTTGCCAGCTTGCAGTCTCAGCCCCCAGAAACGGACTGGAAGGGACAGTTGCTGATTAGAATCAGGGGAGCCCATAATACTTGGGACCCCAAGACTGCAGTGTTGATGCTCCTGGCCTTCTGACTCCTATTTCCTAgccaccaccccacacacacacacacagacactccctTAAACTTGCCTTGTAGGctccctgggtgtgtgtgtgtgtgttgcctcaGGCCAGCCCCCACAACACATGTGTGCATATGCACAACCACACACATCCAGGTCTGCTTGGTGAGACACTTTTGGTTTCAGTTCCTAATGTACAGGGCAGGCCCCTTGTGTCACTCCTTGCACCGGGGGGAGTTCAACAGCGGCAGCTTCAACTCCAGAATCCcccaagccccaggaatctctcagcCTTTGACCCCACCAAGCCAGGAAGACTTCATGCCCAGAGAGTCCTCTGGTGAGTTCTGAATAGCAGGGACATGGAATGTGGAGGGGGCAGTGCCAGGGGCTTGGCCTGGCTCCCTTAGCTCCCTGCCCGCCCAGGCAGCCTCTCCCACGGGGACTGGCATGAAGTCGCCTCACCCCTGCCGTGGGTTGTGTGATAGCGGTGATTGGTAGCGCTCCCCAGACCCCTACAGCCAGGTAGACTTGGAGGGACGACACCagagtctttccttcctcttaagTCCCCCTTGACCACGCTGCTTGTCTCAGAATCTGCCTGTGGCTGCATCTGTGTGGGCGTGCAACCCGCAGCCATAGGCCTTGGGGACCTTGTTGAAgggtggtgggggcggggggtgatGAGGGGCAGCGTTGTGGGGCAGGAGCAGCAGCTGAAGCAGGTCCAGAGGAGGATGGAGCTGCATGGTCAAGCTGGGGCAGGTTGTTGACCATCGGGGGAGATGCTCCCTCATGCTAGACTCTCTTCCGTCTCAATCTGAGCCTTGGAAGcaggagagagtgtgtgtatctCTTCCAGGTGACCAGGAGCCACTTGACCATCCCACAGGACCGGAGAGGCAGCACCAGCAGTCACCTGGAGCCCAGGGCTGTCCTCAGGTAAGGCTTCCTCTGCCTCCCGGAAATGCAGGCCCAGACTGGAGGGCGGGATCCAGTCCAGGTTAGACTGACCTGTGTCTGCTCGCCACACGCCACACGCCATACCCCACAGCAAGCAAAGCTCAGTCCACCGAGGAGTGCGTGCCAGTCTAGCCACTGGGCTTTGGGATGTATGCCCAGGGGTGAAGGGGTGAGAGAGGAGACCAGAGCATACTAATCGCTTCTCTTTCTCCGCCGTCTGCTGGCATAGTGTGTCATGCTCCAGAAAGAAATAGACAACCTTAAGGAGCAGCTCGGTATGTGGAGTCTCTGGCTGGGCCAGGGCCAgagccagggccagggccaggggatGACTGCAGTGTcttggggcagggccaggggTGGAGGTTAGTGTGGCAGGGTGGGACAGACTGGGCTGGGCTTCTGGTGCATGGGGTGGGGGTCGGAGGGGTCAGCCTTCCCCATGGAGGTGACCTCAGGAGGCCTGGACTTGGAGCCCTGCCTACACAGACAGCTACTTCAAGGCACCTGGACAGGAACGGATTTCCTGACCTGCACAAACCCCAGGCCAACAAGAATGAGTCCTACAGATCTCTTGCTCCTAGGCTGTTGACGGTTCCCTCGACTATTCACCTGTCCTCCTTAAAACTGTGcccttgtctttctccccctccttccctccctccttccatctccccctcccccttcctcttcttctttctctctgtctctccttgccactcccaccaccccacccccaccctgtactCTGTCTTTTAGTGTGTGTGCATATGGGTGCGGGGGCCTTGTGTGTGGCACTATTTCTAAATGGCTCTAATGTGCCCAGGGCTCAAGAACTACAAAGCATTTGGGGCCCACAGAGAAGTCATTTGCACATCGAATGGAGGCGATGGGTGGGGGATTCCAGGGCCTttttgggtgggtgggagggaggcttCAGGTTGCAGGGACTGGTTGCTCCCCATGGAAACAGGGGGATAGGCTTCTCTGTCCCTGTGTcaggcctatctctctctctttctctctctctgtgtgtgtgtgtgtgtgtgtgtttcagccaTCATGGAGTCCCTGACTGGCAAATTTCAGGACATCTGAGGTGAGTATGATGCCCCTCCCCACAGCCCTGGCAGTCAGGAGGGTTGAGGCCTGGGCCTGGCCTGAGGCTCTCCCTGACTCTGCGCTCTCTATTAGACAGGTCTGAGCCAGCTGCTTCCCACAAGAAAAGCAGCTGGTACCCTGGGATCTCAGCAGCTGAGGCCAAGCTGGTTTACACTTCTCCCACCTCAGTCCACTCCTCCTGCCTTCTGTTgaccgccctcccccccccccgacccagtTCACAGCAGTTTCAAGTTAAAGTACTTCTCAGATTCCGTGGTCTGCCTTCTTTCTAGAACATGTCAGAACCTTCCCCAGCACAGGTGTTCTGTGGTTGGCTCACTCCTGATGGGGATTCTGGGTCAGCCTCTTGAGCAGGAACCCTGCTATAAAGGCTCTACCAAGCCAGAGCCTGAGTTCTGTGTGGGCACTCCCACTCCTAGCCACAGAAGCAttgcctcctttctccctccccagcccccttgtGCTCTCTGCCTCACCTCCTCCTGTTTGGGAAGGATCATGCTCCCCCCAGACGTTCCCATGCTCCCTCTCTCGTTCCAGAGGCACTCCCAGTGTCCcagccctcttttctctctcctcttctctccccttctcttctcttttcattatttcctctttcttctcctgtcttttttttttcttctctcccagcTCTGTTAGCTTCCCTCACAACAGTCACTGCCCTGCCTCTGCAGCCTCACCCTGCTTGGTCTCCCCAAGACTGTCTGTAACTAGACTTTCCCCTACCTGTACTTCAGGCATTAGGAGCGCCATCCTAAGCCCATCTCCCCGCCCTACACCCCAAGACCCACCCTCATCCCAGGCGTGCTCCTCGCCTGGAATCCTTATCTCCCTCTGGGATGCACTGCGGACAGCTCACCCAGAATCTGGcccaccctaccctaccctaccccacccccaggttAGAAATCCTGCCAGTTTCCGTGCAGGGGTGGAGTCCAAAGTCATAGCTCCTTGTGTTGGGGAGCAAATTGTTTTTGTGCCCTGCCTTGTCTTCCCAGACCACCCCGTGGGTCACCTGTGATATATAGTCTGGCCACGATTTAAAAAGATAATCAACTTAAGAGTCGTTTAAGAAAGCATTGTTCAAGCATGCATGTCGCACTACTGCCTGTTCTGGTGAGGTGTTTACCAATAAACAAATCTGTTCTGTTAAGAAAGTGGAGATGTGGTGTGAACTCTGTTTGGATCATCCTCACTGACACTTAGGGTCCTTTCTTTTGTGCAGCCaggggctgtgctgtgctgtgttgtgCTGTGCAGGCCCGAGGCTCACAGGGAAGGGTTTGCATTAGActgaggttgcacaggctctctCTGCCAGTCTCCAAACCCCTTCCTGACACACTGGGTACTTGAGACCCagcaaggggttgggtggtggccaaGAGATCATCGCTCCACGTCGGTGCGTGTACACATGGGTCTGGGTGCCTCGGTGATGGAAAAATGTGGCCTGGTTTCTCCTGAGAAAGACATGATTCTGTGATACGAGAGTATAGATTGGGACAAGAAGAAAATAAGGGGTCTAATAAACAAGAGAAGTATAGAATCCAGTTTGTAACCGTTTcaaattatttcccttttttaaattttcatttataaaaaggaaacactgacaaaaaccatagtataagaggggtacaactccacacaattcccaccaccagaactttgtatcccatcccatcccctcccctcccctcccctgatagctttcctatcctttttaaaattttttttcaagttgagatctcatgttcttttttttttaaagtattttatttattttatttttgagagagatgcagagagagaaagacagagaaatagcagagcactgcacagctctggcttatggtggtgcgggggattgaacctgggacttcggagcctcaggcatgagaggctctttgcacaaccattatgttatctacctctgcccttcttaaaatttttatttataaaaaggaaacacaaaaaccatagtataagaggggtaaaactccacacaattcccaccaccagaactccatatcccatcccctcccctcccctgatagcttttctgttctttatccctctgggagtatggacctagggtcattgtgggatgtagaaggtggaaggtctggcttctgtaattgcttccccgctgaacatgagcgttggcaggtcgatccatactcccagcttgtctctcattccctagtggggcgggtttctggggaaccggagctccaggacacattggtggggttgtctgtccaagtctggttggcatcatgttagcatctagaacaggtggctgaaaaaaaaaaaaagagttaccttgggaatcgggtggtagcacagcgggttaagctcacatggcgtgaagcgcaaggaccggtaaggagcctggttcaagcccctggctccccacctgcaggagagtcacttcgtcacttcacaagtgggaaagcaggtctgagggtgtctgtctttctctcctcctctctgtcttcccctcctctctccatttctctgtcctatccaacaacaaccacatcaataactacaacaataaaacaacaagggcaacaaaaggaaatgaaggaaaacaagtgtgtgtgtgtgtgtgtgtgtgtgtgtgtgtgtgtgtgtgtgtgtgtgtgtaaacatatagaaccaaaaaaattaactactcatgaacctaaaggctggaaaagttatatgaagatttggggtggggggggggtctctgttttatagataggtaGTAGTCctgttttagttgtattccaaagagcccatgactatactagttctattttccctgagcctgacatctgatatgcaggtggatcctagttattgtctggggagatgatgtcatggctggaaaaaggaccagaaagctggatcagggaagagagtaagtggctcccaaatatggaaaggtgtataattTCAAGTCATTTCTAAGGTTTATTTCTTTgcttttgagagagagggagagggagagaggagagcgatcaccagagcatcactctgacacaggtGATGCCGGGGATCatacttgggacctcaagctctCGAGTCCAACACACTGTCCacactgccacctcctggatctcaGGTTTGTCAGGTTCTTCAAACTCTGGAGGTCACCCTACAGGTCACCAAGTGCCATGTAGGGTGTCAGGCCTCTTCCCAAAGCTCAGTCCGGAAAGTCCAAGAGCTCTGAAACCTACTGTAAGTCTGATGGAAGGAGAACACGAGTGAGGACTATCCCAACACGAGCTGACTGAACGTGGGCAGGATGGGAAGTCACTAGTAACCACACCTGGAAAGTTGGGTGGGCCAGGCTCACCCTTTgctacactcccagcctgtctcttcagGCTCCATCATGTGCCCTTAGGCCATCAGTCATGCGGTGGATGGTCACCCACTCCAGGGCTGGACAAGAATCGTGGGGTGggcgttgggcagtagtgcaccgggttaagtgcacttagtgtgaagtgcaaagattCCAGTTgtcacccctggctccccacctgcagggggtcgcttcacaggtggtgaagcagttctgcagatgtctttctctccccttctctgtcttccccttctctctcaatttctctctgtcctatctaacaacaacaacaataacagcaagggggtggggtggatgcAGGTTGGATGGCCAGCATGAACAATGGATTCCTGCTGCTGTCACCAAGCCCTTGTgatgaaggtaggaaggaagggagggagggagggagggagggaggaagggagggagggaggtaggaaggaaaaATCATGGAGTTTAACTCCTTCCATGGAAAACCTCTCTCTGAGAAGGCTGGTTTAATCACTTAGGCTGAGGATAGTGCCCAGTGGTTATTACTTGGAGGGATAGCACAGCACACTGCTATCTGAGTGCCTAAGATCGGTGAACTGTTACAAGTTATTTTTAGAGATTTTTCTCCATTCCACCCACTGAGAGCCACAGACAAATCCTGACTGGGAAGATGTACAGCCCCTGCTATGCCCCGGGAGGTCAAAGTCTTTGTCCCCAGGGTGGGATGGGAGGAGAGCAATGAAGGGCACATAGGAGGGAGTGTCTCCTGCCAGCCTGCCTCCTCTCTGAGCGGGCCTTCTCTCCATTCCATATTCAGACCATCTGTTCTAGTGTTGTTGCATACATCATCACAGACTGTGACTTGGTGCAGAGTCTTGCACATTCAGGAGCAAGTAAGAGGCAGATATTGAGGCTTAGATTCCAGAAATATTCTGTTCCCCTGTCGAAAGGAGGTCAGGGCCTGTAGTTCAGTCAGTCTGCTCCCTTAGCCctccccctcaggcctcctctcTACTCACAGAAGCAGTGCCTGCTGGTCTGGAGAGACACTAAGCCCCATCCTCTGCTGCTGCCTGCCCTGCTTGGGCACATATGTAGGTCATCCACATTATCTTACCACCACTACTGCCACAGTCAGCCAATCAAGCTCT contains:
- the LOC103127353 gene encoding uncharacterized protein CXorf49 homolog, translated to MSSTDDNEVTVWGSGFSPEGGQRAAFRSSAGPAGEPSLQSGPPRGAQGEAHFEERNGSDSEREGMEETEPVLWGREGRPGSPADDLSDEMDFESLLAEEAAAIFSRQLRDQDLETRGARGNHSPDSCSGELAALWGALELGSGGGSGGYSHRSVHDPLSGPPAPPRFAGHEGSSRAWGSPHRSSRPRWRIPAHRQRATAAKATATKATAAKATATAAAKATATTTAEGLASDPESSDDISEIQMMRVSIYSREVGQARPSSSEGQPSLPPREDFRPVPRSLMSPAPRGGLTTLLERQAGGSGGKGGGGRGGGRGGSGGGSGGGSGGGGGGVGGGSGGEAEASSSKRKPIVMWGRARGRPSYPVASTVTGLPQPSPRRKVAQEKKALGVPSKMALGRIFPSWGQRVSAAPPEPATFPPISGVPLLGRSKRFTLVPSGSKQSKHHTAGAGKKSTTRRSREPEPGPGDNRDPSLKGQFLMYRAGPLCHSLHRGEFNSGSFNSRIPQAPGISQPLTPPSQEDFMPRESSGDQEPLDHPTGPERQHQQSPGAQGCPQCVMLQKEIDNLKEQLAIMESLTGKFQDI